GATTAGGGGTGTATGGTCTTCCTCTTGAAGAGAATCTGGACTTTCAGCTGACTTACAAACTGCCAGGTGGCTTACTACATGTAGTGCAATCGGGATTCTCCCTGAGTTTCTTAGCAAACATTCTATTTTTCTGCAGGATCTTTATTAACAGTAATCTGCAAATCCTTTCTTATGTCTTGCAGGATTACTCATAAATTAACATCTGTTTTTTACTTCTAATCATGtactccccgcctccccccattgAAGTTTTGGTCCTCAGCAGAATGCACGCACTAACCACTTCCAATAAGACAATTAACTTGTTTTGATGGCCAGTCAGGATCTGGGGGACTCCAGTTTCTGCATAGTACTAGCACAAGGTTGGGGTCTGGCAGCTCTGATTGTGGAGCTGTGTTCTGGAGTTGGTTtccaaagaacttccttttgggcCCCCAATGTATATACTGAAATTTGGTTCCTGCTAAGCTAGACcataataaattatttttctaaaattTTACTAACCAGTCCTAACCTATTGTAATAGAATtatctaaccaatcataccccatcaccttaattgatttacacctactAAAATTAATTATACGGCaaacagaaacaattaaaaaaaccagaaagCATACAGACTAGCAACAGGGAAGTGAGGACCATAAtcctagaatgaggattccaGAATCCCTACTATTTCTAAGGAGTTTCTTGACAGATGAAAtgcttttacattttctttacccatcttgaaaTCTGTTTATTTGGTAATAGTGGGTGCTGTCTTTTTAACAGCCTGGTattacactattttaatgcaatttagatggaatgtgagtctGTGACTCCTGCTTTACAGCTGATGGCTACTGTtctttcagtctggctgcagatgaaGGCCCTAAGTTTTAGACCTTCCATTATGCCTACAGGCCTTCCCATATGGCTCCAGAAAAAGGTCATATCCTTACAGGCAGGGTGTGCCATGGGCTAAATTAAAAGGCGTGGCAGGCCAAATCTTGCCAGCCCCAGAGTTAGAGCATGCTCTGTAGGCATGGTACTAGgtatgtaagtgactagtcatttgccacccctcccccttgctgcctccgtcggaaagaggcagctagtggggagaagaggaggaggtgccggtttccctccagctctgagggagggagcaggggcgcaGTGGCGGAGTTCcacctttgaaaagtacaagagtccccgctagggctcttgtaaatttcaaaggtggaagcgccacatggagcctggggcctgtGGCAGGACTCCTGTTGGGGCCAGGCTTCACacagtgtttcaatctttgaaatgcacaagagcttctgctggggctcttgcacatttcaaaagcagaatgctgcacagcacttctgcctttgaaatgtagcaacagctgggcaggctcttggtacatttcaaagcagaagcactcttattgactaatcaaatagttgatggaaattccattgacaattcgattagccgattaatctaattttaacatgtCTAGATGATACATATACCATTTGTCAGTACAGAGGAGTTGTGTGGGGATGGAGAAGAAAAATCTATTTCCATTTGCAAGGGGCAGAACTTACATTTCAGTCCCTTGGTTTTCCTGGACAGGTCAAAGCCACTGCCTTTAACAGATATTCCTGAAAACAGTGATTTTGACACACACAAATAGGTAGGCCAAAAAATCTCATAAGCTGAAAATATAAACAGGCTCAAAAATGGACACCTTTAACACTGTTGCTTCTGCTCCGTTTATCTACTACCTCTGCAATGTAAGTATCTTAGTGTCAGATAATGTGACATTCTTTGAAGTTGAAAAATATCTAAGATATCATgggcattttttttaattttctgtccAAACTATTCAGTCTCCAAACATGATATTCAGTCAAGAGAAGAGCTACATATCAAGGCTCGGCAGGGCTTGGAGAAAAGAGAAATGTCTGTGAATCCTAGCATAGGTGAGTAATGGATTAAGACATCTCTGGAAGAGTAAATGACTTAAAGATGGCAAGAAAAACCATCATGATGAACTCCTATAGCTTTGTCTTTTTTCTTATAGAGCTATTGTATAACCAGAAATTGTCGTGAACCCATTGTAGATATGGGAACCAATGAACTTTGTGATACAAGGCAGTTTCTCTCCTTTCATCACCCTATTTCTGACTGCTTGGATTAAGTGTGTTATTACTATGTGTAATGTTATGTGTAACTAATACATATGACTAACatttttttaagattaaaaatcacactgattagggatgtaaaaaactaACTGCTATGacttttagcagttacatgctgTCAGTGTAAAGCTTAAATAATCTTATttgagctttatactgcagagcccgcagtgaagccacagcccctgccagccactctcccagggaggctttgctgcaggctctgcagctggcttccCTGCCAGCCTGTTTCTGGGAAGCCAGCGTGTAGCATGCAGCAGAGAGGCCAGGCCCACTgcggatagaggctgctctggtgggcccatggggctggggcagatccctgcatggggcaggcagggagctgctctagctCTTATtgattaaccatttacatccctactgataAAAAATGTACTTAATCATTATTAAACAAATAGTATGACACATGCCCTTTCCTACAGAACATGTGGTCTAAAAAGAAACCTCTCTTTGGTACTTGTATGACCATCATTATTAACATAATGGTTGAGTGATGTAGAAAAATAATTCAGGACAGTTGGTGGTGGCGAAGAATTATTAATAAGGCACATGAGGCAGGAAAAATTCCATGAGGTGTTTCAATAAAAGGTCTGAAAGAGTCGAGAAAGTGCTTGCCAAAGAAAAGGGATGATGCCCCACATATAGGGGGACTCTAAGGAACAGTGCTAAAGGAAAAGGTAGCAGTAAGGTGAGGGAACAGGGAGAAGCATGGGAAATATAGAgagggagtggggcggggggaggatgaTCTAAATGCCTTGAAGGTAAGGATATATTTCTGTTTAATGTAGGGGTTTTTTGTTtcgttttgtttttgtttttttaagaggaagaCAGTGAAGGGGGTCGGAGTTAAGTAATTCAGTTTAAGTGACGGAGAAAAATGACATTAGCAGTGGCTTTTTGCAGGGAGTGGAGTGGAAGGGGTTAGACTCGAGGGGGCCACAGAGGAAATTACAAAAAATCAAAGTGTGATGGCAAAGGTATGGACAATGGTTTTGTCAGTAACAATAGAAGGGCACAGGTGGATTTTGAGGGTACTAAAATTGTAGAATCACTTCTGGCCATACTCATGGCTTCTACTAGGGATAGCTTAGGAAGTCAAATAAATCCTGTTACAATTCAGGGAGATAGAATAGATAACCTAGAGTGGAGTTCTTTTAACCTAAATTCTTTAAACTTCAGAAATTGGAAGTTCAAGAGGCATTTTATATGCAAAAGTTTGAGTGACATACACTATTTATGGGTCCAATAAGTTAtcattttttctggcttttatgtCTCTTCCTCACGCTCTCCCCAGAACAATATGACCTAAACACATTTTGTTAATTATGGATCAGGACTGTTTTATTCTTAGATCTCCTTTTTCCAAGCAGATGAAATGAATGTTTGGATGCTCTTTATTTCAGAGGATAATGGGATTGTGATCAAAACTGAAGTGCAGGATAATGAGGACGCTCCAGAAAATATGGAATTGCATAGATCATTTTCAAGCTCAGAAGACCTGGTTTTCCAAACTTCTGACAGGGGAATGACTTGTGAGAGTCGTTGGAGAACAGAAACAGAGCCAGGGAATCTTACTGGAAACAGAATGGGTAACACTACTTCGGATGAAGGAGATGGCAATAAATTCAGAGAGATCCTTTTCTATCAGGAAACACCCATAGGAGAGAGACTATACCTATGTACAGAATGTAAGAAAACTTTTAAGTTGAAGATAGGCCTTCTAAAACACAAGCGAATTCATGCAAAAAAGAGTCCAGTATCATCATACATATGTACAGACTGTGGAAAAAGCTTTGGTCGCCATGCCGATCTTATTCGACACCAGAGAACTCATACAGGAGAGAGACCTTATAAATGTACAGAATGCCAGAAAAGCTTTACTGAGAAACCAAGACTTACTAATCACTTACGAACTCACAACATCTGCATATAACTACTGTGGCAAAAATTTTATGAGAACTGATTTTCCATTCAGTCACCATCAAACCCATCTGAGAATATGGACCACACACATTTTACTGACTGGAGGAAAAGCTTTTGTTTAAGAAGACATTTATCACACTGAATTCAACTCAAGCATGTGTTGGACCTATCCTTGTAGCTCCTCTGTTTAAACCTTGAGCATCAATTGAATTTATGAGCTATCAATGATTCATGCCAGGGAGGAACAGACATATAAAAGAACATTGACTATaccaaaaatacatttaaaaaaacattctaAAATATCAACTCACCTATATTAGAGAGAGACTGTTTCATTGTAGAAAATGGAGATTTTTGACATGTGGAATCTTTGACCACTTCACCAGGGACAGAGCATGGTCATTCACAGAATTTTTGATAGAAGTTAGAGCTTCAAAGAGCTCTAGATCACATTTAGAGATTGGGCTTCTTTAGTAATTGGGggatggatagctcagtggtttgagcattagcatGCTAACcccagggttgtaagttcaatccttgagggggccatttagggatctggggcaaatctgtcagggatggtacttagtcctgctgtgaaggcaggggactggactcaatgacctctcaaggtcccttctagttctgagAAATGGTATATTTCCATATTATGTGGAAATAAATGGTAAAAGTCCATTAAGTATAGTCAAATGACAGAGATACCAACAGTGAAAGTACCAACCACACATGTTAGTATGGCCAAAGACCAAAATGCAGTTCAAACTTCAACAATTTAGAGTAATTTGTAGCACACAAGATACAGGCTTCATTTTTTAGCTCCTGGAAGGGAAAACAAATGTATAATACTTTCCTTTCTATTGCTTCTATGCCACATGAAAGATGAGAGGTGAAATTTATAAGAGATTATTCACTATAAACCAAATGCAGACTGATGCTTCATCTGAAGTTGGAGCCAGCTCATGGAGACAGGGAACAAATAGTGGAGTCATCTGCTTAAAAACATTATCAACAGGTCAGAAAAATCATAGAGATCTTGTTCAATCATAGGCATCTTGTTCAATACCTTGCTTAAAGGTGGCCTGCAAAGAGTtataaatatctgatttgtgccccTTTTTTAACTTCATGATGTAGAATTTCTTGCCTGGGGTCGGGGTGGGATTAAAATAAATACTCCAAGTTCTATAGTGTTGATTTTAACACTGCCCAATTGTGTCTACATACGAACAGTTAGGGAGAGTTAaagatgggagggggggcagtaaAACTTTGTTGTGTTTGATCAGCTGTTACATGGAGAATACTATGTTGTAGTATACATAATAACATCTGTTTTCAGTGAATGCTGCTAGATAACCAGAGCAGCCAAGTGCCTAGTGTTCAATTGGAAAATCCAATTGAATGGGGGACTTGACAGTGTCTGGTCAGATCTACTGACTGGATACCCAAAATCAGGGCAGGGAGGCACCTGGTCACTAACCTGTGCCAGCCCCTACTTAGCTAAGGTCACTTACTACTTGCATTGGGCAGCTACAgcttccagccctggctcttcAGGCCAGTCCCTCCCAGCCAGGACCGAGGAGCGGAAAGAAGGAAAGCAGCAAGTGACGGGAGAGTAGAAGAGAAGCAAGTGGTGGTGAAGCCTTAGGGTCAGAAGCAGGACCTTGAATGCCAGGAGAAAATGGGGGGTGCAGAGACAAGATGTTTCTGGAAGGGTGGAGTGTCTggtttttaaatattacaaagtTGGCAACTCTACTGGTAACTGAACTGATGGGAAGGTTTGCCACATTTTTTACTATTCTGTTTTCTCTAACTTTTAGTCTTTTCCtttcttaaatatttgttttattaacTGGCAAATAAGCAGTTAAAATAATGAATTTTGCAAAGTGCATATTCAATAGAGCAGAGGTCCTCAAAAGATGGTCCATGACTGCTTAGTGGTGGGTCTGTAAAGAACTCTCTTATTTTTCTGGCTTCTCCTTCTAACTGCTAAATCAcattgggggcgggagggactTAAACttactttaaatattttacaattaTTACTTTCCCATGTAAGCAGCTGCAGTAGAATATGTGCTCGTATGTGGGGATTCTCTGCAATCATGAATGTGTGGGCATTTGATCCCTTACATGAGCTCTGCATTAAAATGTGATTCAAACCATGAAATGGTtcaagatagggatgttaaatatcagtttattgaatagtcaagtaacctcatgaattctgattggttagttgactattctatagtccctgggggcaaggctggcagccagtgcactcctgcctcactcccagggagccccctgcctttccacactgctgcctctgtatcagaggcagcagtgcagggtgccaggcaggacctggtccatgaggggagtcagtttaaaaaacagttctcctttcagaccggctgcctgttgccctgtgctgctgcctctgaaagcgaggcagcagcccctgtctgggagggggtctgagctcccaggcctagtgtgagccagaactgagccaggctgcctgcatgcctggttcataatacattttaaatgcagagccacagcaggggtaggtcctggacctgttgcaagtcaggactgagctggtctgctggccaacctgctaaaaaatttactggctgtgcgggggggggggggggaaatatgcgtgtaatctatagcattaaccgataagcttttgcttacaccacacatccctagttcacataCACATCCCTTGCTTACAcatacactattacatccctagttcaacaACCTTCTGGAACAGAGGGCTGTATTTATCGCTCTAGTACACTCCTACAGTTGGCTGGTCAGGTGCAACCAGGGGCAGGATCTAGTCAAATGACTATGTAGAAtgttttttccctccttgctCAACAAGTACAATAGCAAATGTAATTTCCACTGTTGGGAAGGAAGGTTCCATATGGTAACAATAGTTCAGTTCCAGGGCAGAGCGCGCACATTGATGACAGATAGAAAATATAAAGCAGAACATCCAGCAACAACACAAGTAAACAATAGCTGTTGCGGATGCAAAACTTTATCAAAAGTTTGGCataatttgatatttttatatCATTTTAGCAGATGTGTATGTTaagcatttttaaatttttactgATTTAAAAATTTTACTGTGCAAAATGATGGATTTTATACTCTTATTTTTATCCATTTGAATTTTCACACTTGCAGGAAATTGAGAGATCAGAAAATTATTGAAAAATGGTGGACATTGAGATGTAAAAAGCTAAAGCTTTATAAATCACAAACACAAGATTTCAACATCACATAtcaaaatatccttaaatcaacaaATCTTTATCTGTTTTTAATATTCATTCTCTAGTCTGTTTGTACCAAATCTAATTCAGAAGTTTCAATCACTGGATTGACTCTTAAGTTCTCagtcgggggggaggagaggggtgttggtgggtgttgtttttgtttgttttttaactttgcCTTTCTGTAAAGGGCAGTTAttaatgcaaatatttttttttatttgtgtggTGAAATTGACGTTTTCCGAcactgataaaaatctaatccttccaagcctagcCCTATAACACTTTATACGTTCTAATGTTGTACAGATGGTAATCAGATAAAACATTAAGCTGAAAACTTTGACCACTGAAGAGGATTGGCAATAAAATTAGATtcccccaggctacatctacattgcatccctcttgtgtAAAAgccatgcttcgtttgcataattaattaggggccatttttgcacaagaggcttttgcgcaaaaaggagctgtctacatagctcctttttatgcaaaaaagccctcttgtgcaagagctgttcttcctgaaaaaatgaggaagaagggtcccggcccctaattaattgtgcaaatgaagcacagcaaaagctaatccatgcttcatttgcataggcttttgcacaagagggatgcaatgtagacatagccccagagtgaaAGCTGTTAAGCAATAAGGGTGAGCTCCTATAGCAGTaataggcaacctaggctagttaGTGGGTCATATGAGTAGCCCTCTGTCATCTCAGTgaactgcaagattgttgtaaccaagatggtctcctgggatagggtagttttgctaactgcacttgtatacctagaatttgcaggctgtgctgactgaaccatagcagtgcctTCTATGCACAGGGCTCTCTGTCAGTgttatgtgcaatcagcacacatctcacttcatgtgccctttgctttaagtgcatgtcactttagcaataGTGGTGGAGGGGGGGAAACTATGTGGAGGGGAACTAGAGGAATTGGGCCTCAGTGCCCACCACCATTCCATACAGGGGCAGCCCTAAACTAGCtaccagcaactggtgccctcgGCAAACCATTCAATCAgcgccccccacctccaaacccctcaatgatattgtgccaccatttggcaccccatttagcttggcaccctaggcgactgcctagttcgtctatatggacgggccgcccctggttcCATAGAATGTAATGGAAATTCAGAGCTAAAGGGAATATGAGTTCTGGAGAACTATAGAAATGGCATTCATggctgctttttgtttgtttgtttttatttattttgtaaccAACAGCTCAAAATGTTGAAGGGTGACAAAGAATCAGATGCCATTATTGTTTAACTGGATTGTTTGTCCTTAGTTGGAAATGAGGTGAGTAAAAACCTGGAATCATGAGTCTTTGTATCTGTTACTTTGTGGAAATTGCACTTTCACTTGCACTTGCACATGGGCAGAAGGACATTGACAAGGATGTGTAAATGACACCAAATGTGTGCTTTTCCCAATTTGGGATTGAGCACATCAGCAAAAAGAGAACTACTCCCCTTCTGAGTCTTCTGTGAAGTGTTTTGCTGAGGCTTTGTTACCCTTAAAAGTTTAAAGTACAGCCATGGCAGCATTTTAAACTGATAGTATATAAGATGAGAGCCTGAAATATAAGCTCATGTATCACAGGTCTGgtttgaggcctagctaacaatggtcaagactttcctaatacagtaaacttccgataatacggcacctttaggacccagggggggccggattatcggatatgctggactatcagaagggggggctatgaggggtctggggagcTTGGgggggtggcgctgcgggaccaactcagcagcaccccagctgctctgccccaggcgtccccaagtcagccactacTGAGACTgtccagcggctgactcggggaagcccggggcagagcagctccaattgtccagctgcctggagcacttctgggttccaggtggtgccggactagcaggagtgcCGAACCACTTGATgttggacaactggagttttactgtataaagcAAATGTAAACTGCGAGCAAAAGGCAGGCT
The DNA window shown above is from Pelodiscus sinensis isolate JC-2024 chromosome 2, ASM4963464v1, whole genome shotgun sequence and carries:
- the LOC102445153 gene encoding zinc finger protein 212 isoform X1, encoding MVYCSALNCQNATSGVYKNNTVTFYGFPLHNKPLLKQWIHNMGREMGTPSKHQRLCSKHFEDSSFEIDPLKIRKNRRLLKEAVPKKFILGEDGNWLVGTPQSFCGGISNKTRKRIRNPENLKVPGTFDTVAAPEGKNLEEWQKELYKKVIKDNYESLISLGNVSKHDIQSREELHIKARQGLEKREMSVNPSIEDNGIVIKTEVQDNEDAPENMELHRSFSSSEDLVFQTSDRGMTCESRWRTETEPGNLTGNRMGNTTSDEGDGNKFREILFYQETPIGERLYLCTECKKTFKLKIGLLKHKRIHAKKSPVSSYICTDCGKSFGRHADLIRHQRTHTGERPYKCTECQKSFTEKPRLTNHLRTHNICI
- the LOC102445153 gene encoding zinc finger protein 212 isoform X2 → MVYCSALNCQNATSGVYKNNTVTFYGFPLHNKPLLKQWIHNMGREMGTPSKHQRLCSKHFEDSSFEIDPLKIRKNRRLLKEAVPKKFILGEDGNWLVGTPQSFCGGISNKTRKRIRNPENLKVPGTFDTVAAPEGKNLEEWQKELYKKVIKDNYESLISLVSKHDIQSREELHIKARQGLEKREMSVNPSIEDNGIVIKTEVQDNEDAPENMELHRSFSSSEDLVFQTSDRGMTCESRWRTETEPGNLTGNRMGNTTSDEGDGNKFREILFYQETPIGERLYLCTECKKTFKLKIGLLKHKRIHAKKSPVSSYICTDCGKSFGRHADLIRHQRTHTGERPYKCTECQKSFTEKPRLTNHLRTHNICI